One genomic window of Phragmitibacter flavus includes the following:
- a CDS encoding tyrosine-type recombinase/integrase, which yields MGRHKQRTRTTAPKTSSNGITIQEIQRFSGDGSSYLTYRVQGWRQDGKWKRRQFKKRRDAETFAASKRVEMENKGTAQMLVLSPLTEEQHRQAANAFERLAGTYTLEQAISYFLENHRPPEHTISLRDAVGFYLDDCERSGIRPRTLFQKRSVLNQFTNAVDNDKVHSISPAKIQAFLKSLQAKNGAGPATRKTWNNYRNDLNHFFAWAREPDLASNRPYTFTNPVEKVRVFTAKQVAEQREPIPATTAPTRVVRIFSALMRWKGGRMVRHYALLYFAGIRPAELERMAGREGELINLKTGVITIPASVSKTGDQRQVTISPSLVEWLKVFTGDVMPPNQGRVGKLVRKHFAITHDEPRHSFISYHVAKNRSIGDAALQAGNSESIVKQHYLNTHTQAEGVEFFAIVPDLQTRRAIISKPLSNADQRVSYLKAV from the coding sequence CTCATACCTCACCTACCGCGTTCAGGGCTGGAGACAGGATGGCAAGTGGAAGCGTCGACAGTTCAAAAAACGCCGTGATGCCGAAACTTTTGCAGCTTCCAAACGGGTAGAGATGGAGAACAAGGGGACTGCTCAGATGCTGGTTCTTTCGCCACTCACAGAAGAACAGCACCGACAAGCCGCGAATGCATTCGAACGCCTCGCTGGCACCTACACCCTTGAACAGGCTATCTCCTATTTCCTCGAAAACCACCGCCCACCAGAACACACCATTTCGTTGCGTGATGCTGTAGGCTTCTACCTTGATGATTGCGAGCGGTCAGGCATCCGCCCCCGCACGCTGTTTCAAAAGCGTAGTGTCCTCAATCAATTCACCAACGCCGTCGACAACGACAAAGTTCATTCGATTAGCCCGGCGAAAATTCAGGCGTTCCTGAAGTCGCTCCAAGCCAAAAATGGCGCTGGTCCTGCCACCCGCAAGACCTGGAACAATTACCGCAACGACCTGAATCACTTTTTTGCATGGGCGAGGGAGCCTGATCTTGCAAGCAATCGACCCTATACTTTCACGAACCCCGTCGAAAAGGTTAGAGTTTTCACCGCCAAGCAAGTTGCAGAACAACGTGAACCCATACCTGCGACAACCGCGCCGACGAGGGTTGTCCGCATCTTTTCAGCCCTCATGCGATGGAAAGGGGGGCGCATGGTTCGTCACTATGCATTACTCTATTTCGCCGGAATCCGCCCCGCCGAACTTGAGCGGATGGCTGGCCGCGAAGGGGAGCTTATTAACCTCAAGACTGGAGTGATCACCATCCCGGCTAGCGTTTCAAAAACTGGGGATCAACGTCAAGTCACTATTTCTCCAAGCCTTGTAGAATGGCTCAAAGTTTTCACTGGCGATGTGATGCCGCCGAATCAAGGCCGCGTTGGCAAGCTTGTAAGGAAGCATTTTGCCATCACCCATGATGAACCACGCCATTCATTCATTTCCTACCACGTCGCCAAAAATCGAAGCATAGGTGATGCCGCATTGCAGGCGGGGAACTCGGAAAGCATCGTCAAACAACACTATCTCAACACGCATACCCAAGCTGAGGGAGTGGAGTTTTTCGCCATTGTTCCTGATTTGCAAACCCGCCGCGCAATCATTAGCAAGCCACTCAGCAACGCAGATCAGCGCGTCTCCTACCTAAAAGCAGTTTGA